In the genome of Actinomadura graeca, one region contains:
- a CDS encoding GlxA family transcriptional regulator produces the protein MHRVVVLALEGVYPFELSIPIRIFGSAESASGEPLYEVLTCGLDDGPVRAKADFSIAVHHGAEVVGTADTLVIPPFGHGPEDEMDWYPPPLAAALARLRPGARIVSICTASYALAAAGLLDGRPATTHWNQAARFQRMYPKVKVDPDVLFVDDGDVLTSAGVAAGIDLCMHIVRRDHGSEAANRVARRCVVPPWREGGQAQFIERPVPGPSAATTSATREWALARLHRPLSLTELAGHARMSVRTFSRRFRDEVGMTPGQWLTQQRVELARRLLETTDLPVDRIADESGFGTSASLRQHLVATIGVPPSTYRHTFRAVLTDRADGTDRTDGTDRTDETDRAEEPVRAEEPVR, from the coding sequence ATGCACCGCGTCGTGGTCCTGGCCCTCGAAGGCGTGTACCCGTTCGAGCTGAGCATCCCGATCCGGATCTTCGGATCCGCCGAATCCGCGTCCGGAGAACCTCTCTACGAGGTCCTGACCTGCGGACTCGACGACGGGCCCGTCCGGGCCAAGGCCGACTTCTCCATTGCCGTCCACCACGGCGCCGAGGTGGTCGGCACCGCCGACACCCTGGTCATCCCGCCGTTCGGCCATGGCCCCGAGGACGAGATGGACTGGTACCCGCCGCCCCTCGCCGCCGCCCTCGCCCGCCTCCGCCCGGGGGCCCGCATCGTCTCGATCTGCACCGCCTCCTACGCCCTGGCCGCCGCCGGCCTGCTGGACGGCCGCCCGGCGACCACCCACTGGAACCAGGCGGCCCGCTTCCAGCGGATGTACCCCAAGGTCAAAGTCGATCCGGACGTCCTGTTCGTGGACGACGGCGACGTCCTCACCTCGGCCGGGGTCGCCGCCGGCATCGACCTGTGCATGCACATCGTCCGCCGCGACCACGGCAGCGAGGCCGCCAACCGGGTCGCGCGCCGCTGTGTCGTCCCCCCGTGGCGCGAGGGCGGGCAGGCCCAGTTCATCGAGCGTCCCGTCCCCGGGCCGTCCGCGGCCACGACGTCCGCGACCCGCGAATGGGCGCTCGCGCGCCTGCACCGGCCCCTCTCGCTCACCGAGCTGGCCGGTCACGCCCGCATGAGCGTCCGGACGTTCTCCCGGAGATTCCGGGACGAGGTGGGCATGACACCCGGCCAGTGGCTCACCCAGCAGCGCGTCGAGCTGGCACGCCGCCTGCTGGAGACCACCGACCTGCCGGTGGACCGCATCGCGGACGAGTCGGGCTTCGGCACGTCCGCCTCCCTCCGGCAGCACCTGGTCGCCACGATCGGTGTGCCGCCCTCGACGTACCGCCACACGTTCCGCGCCGTCCTGACGGACCGCGCCGACGGGACCGACCGTACCGACGGGACCGACCGTACCGACGAAACCGACCGCGCCGAGGAGCCCGTGAGGGCCGAGGAGCCCGTGAGGTAG
- a CDS encoding GNAT family N-acetyltransferase — protein sequence MRRETKAPYLRQGNRVALRRVTATDQGEFIAGVKASRALHRPWIVVPGTPGEFRTYLTRFDQTVADGFVLCLRQSGEMVGFVNLNEIVRHPYHRGVIGYGAFASTAGLGYMTEGVGLLLDYAFGELRLHRVEADIQPGNIASLNLVKRLNFRNEGYSPDFICIDGTWMDHERWAITSGTTQFPRP from the coding sequence GTGAGAAGGGAGACGAAGGCCCCGTACCTGCGTCAGGGGAACAGGGTCGCGCTCCGCCGGGTGACGGCCACCGACCAGGGCGAATTCATCGCGGGTGTCAAGGCGAGCCGGGCCCTGCACCGTCCCTGGATCGTGGTCCCCGGCACGCCGGGCGAGTTCCGCACGTACCTGACCCGGTTCGATCAGACCGTGGCGGATGGCTTTGTCCTTTGCCTCCGCCAGAGCGGGGAAATGGTCGGTTTCGTTAATCTCAACGAGATCGTCCGGCACCCCTACCATCGCGGGGTGATCGGGTACGGGGCGTTCGCGTCCACCGCCGGGCTGGGTTACATGACCGAGGGCGTCGGATTGCTCCTGGACTATGCGTTCGGAGAATTGCGGCTGCATCGGGTCGAGGCCGACATCCAGCCCGGTAACATCGCCTCATTGAATCTGGTCAAGCGGCTGAATTTCCGCAATGAGGGCTATTCGCCGGACTTCATCTGTATCGATGGCACGTGGATGGACCACGAGCGGTGGGCCATCACGAGTGGGACCACGCAGTTCCCCCGTCCGTGA